The Pseudomonas sp. SCB32 DNA window GAGCGGCAAGAAAGCCGTCGCCGAGCGTATCGTTTACGGTGCTCTGGACAAGGTCAAAGAGCGCGGTAAAGCCGACCCCCTGGAACTCTTCGAAAAAGCACTCGACGCCATCGCTCCGCTGGTCGAAGTGAAGTCCCGCCGTGTTGGCGGTGCTACCTACCAGGTTCCGGTCGAAGTGCGCCCGTCCCGTCGTAATGCGCTGGCCATGCGTTGGCTGGTGGACTACGCCCGCAAGCGTGGCGAGAAGTCCATGGCTCTGCGCCTCGCTGGCGAACTGATGGACGCCGCTGAAGGTAAAGGCGCCGCCGTCAAGAAGCGTGAAGACGTGCACCGTATGGCTGAAGCCAACAAAGCGTTCTCGCACTACCGCTTCTAATTACGGCAACAACACTTCTGCGAGGGCTTTATGGCTCGTAATACAGCAATCAACCGCTACCGGAACATTGGTATCTGTGCCCACGTTGACGCGGGCAAGACCACTACCACCGAGCGGATCCTGTTCTACACAGGCCTTAGCCACAAGATGGGTGAGGTGCATGACGGCGCTGCCACTACCGACTGGATGGTGCAGGAGCAGGAGCGTGGTATCACCATCACCTCCGCTGCGATCACCACCTTCTGGGAAGGTTCGCGCGGCCAGTACGACAAGTACCGCGTAAACGTCATCGACACCCCCGGCCACGTAGACTTCACCATTGAAGTTGAGCGCTCCCTGCGCGTACTGGACGGCGCCGTCGTTGTGTTCTGCGGCACCTCCGGCGTAGAGCCGCAGTCCGAAACCGTATGGCGTCAGGCCAACAAGTACGGCGTTCCGCGCATCGTTTACGTGAACAAGATGGACCGCGCCGGCGCCGACTTCCTGCGCGTCGTCGGTCAGATCAAGAACCGCCTGGGTCACACCCCGGTTCCGGTTCAGCTGGCCATCGGTGCAGAAGATGACTTCCAGGGTCAGGTTGACCTGCTGAAGATGAAGGCCATCTACTGGAACGAAGACGACAAGGGCACCTCCTACCGCGAGGAAGAAATTCCTGCGGATATGGTTGAGCTGGCCAGCGAGTGGCGCAGCAACATGGTTGAGGCGGCTGCCGAAGCCAACGAAGAGCTGATGAACAAGTACCTGGAAGAGGGCGAGCTGTCGATCGAAGAGATCAAGGCTGGCCTGCGTCTGCGTACCATCGCCTGCGAAATCGTACCGGCTGTCTGCGGCTCCTCGTTCAAGAACAAGGGCGTGCCCCTGGTTCTCGACGCTGTAATCGACTTCCTGCCTGCTCCGACCGAGATCCCTGCTATTCAGGGTATCCACCCGGATCACATTGACGACGGCGACGACGCTCCGAAAGACGATCGTCCGGCTGACGACAATGCTCCGTTCTCTGCTCTGGCATTCAAGATCGCCACTGACCCGTTCGTCGGTACTCTGACCTTCGTTCGCGTCTACTCGGGCGTTCTGGAGTCTGGTAACTCGGTTATCAACTCCGTGAAAGGCAAGAAAGAGCGCGTTGGTCGTATGGTGCAGATGCACGCTAACCAGCGTGACGAGATCAAAGAAGTACGCGCTGGCGACATCGCTGCTCTGATCGGCATGAAGGACGTCACCACTGGTGACACCCTGTGCGACATCGAGAAGCCGATCATCCTCGAGCGTATGGACTTCCCGGAGCCGGTAATCTCGGTAGCTGTTGAACCGAAGACCAAGGCTGACCAGGAGAAGATGGGCATTGCCCTCGGCAAGCTGGCTCAGGAAGACCCGTCGTTCCGCGTCAAGACCGACGAAGAAACCGGCCAGACCATCATCTCCGGTATGGGTGAGCTGCACTTGGACATCCTCGTCGACCGCATGAAGCGCGAGTTCGGCGTCGAGGCCAACATCGGCAAGCCGCAGGTTTCCTACCGCGAAACCATCTCCAAGGACAACGTAGAGATCGAAGGCAAGTTCGTTCGCCAGTCCGGCGGCCGCGGCCAGTTCGGTCACTGCTGGATCCGCTTCTCGACTCCGGATGTGGACGAGAAGGGCAACATCACCGAAGGTCTCGTCTTCGTCAACGAAGTCGTGGGCGGTGTGGTACCGAAGGAATACATCCCGGCGATCCAGAAGGGTATCGAAGAGCAGATGAAGAACGGCGTCGTTGCCGGCTATCCGCTCATCGGCCTGAAGGCTACCGTGTTCGATGGTTCCTACCACGACGTCGACTCCAACGAGATGGCGTTCAAGATCGCTGCTTCCATGGCGACCAAGCAACTGGCCCAGAAGGGCGGTGGTAAGGTGCTTGAGCCGATCATGAAGGTAGAGGTGGTGACTCCTGAGGACTACATGGGCGACGTGATGGGTGACCTGAACCGTCGTCGTGGTCTGATTCAGGGGATGGAGGACTCGGTTTCCGGTAAGGTGATTCGTGCCGAGGTTCCGCTGGGCGAAATGTTCGGTTACGCAACCGACGTGCGTTCCATGTCCCAGGGTCGCGCAAGCTACTCCATGGAATTCTCCAAGTACGCCGAAGCTCCGTCGAACATCGTCGAAGCTCTCGTTAAAAAACAAGCTTGATTCAGCCCTTTAAGTACGAGGTTTACTGTCGTGGCTAAGGAAAAATTCGAACGTAACAAACCGCACGTCAACGTTGGCACCATCGGTCACGTTGACCACGGTAAAACTACTCTGACCGCTGCTCTGACCAAGGTCTGCTCCGAGACCTGGGGCGGCTCCGCTCGCGCTTTCGACCAGATCGACAACGCGCCGGAAGAGAAGGCTCGTGGTATCACCATCAACACCTCTCACGTTGAATACGACTCGCCCGTTCGCCACTACGCGCACGTAGACTGCCCGGGCCACGCCGACTACGTGAAGAACATGATCACCGGTGCTGCGCAGATGGACGGCGCGATCCTGGTTTGCTCCGCTGCTGACGGCCCCATGCCGCAGACCCGTGAGCACATCCTGCTGTCCCGTCAGGTAGGCGTTCCTTACATTGTCGTGTTCCTGAACAAGGCCGACATGGTTGACGACGCTGAGCTGCTGGAACTGGTCGAGATGGAAGTTCGCGACCTGCTGAACACCTACGACTTCCCGGGCGATGACACCCCGATCGTCGTTGGTTCCGCTCTGATGGCTCTGAACGGCCAGGACGACAACGAGATGGGCGTTTCCGCCGTGCGCAAGCTGGTAGAGACCCTGGACTCCTACATCCCCGAGCCGGTTCGTGCAATCGACCAGCCGTTCCTGATGCCGATCGAAGACGTATTCTCGATCTCCGGTCGTGGCACCGTGGTAACTGGCCGTGTTGAGCGTGGCATCGTCAAGGTTCAGGAAGAAGTGGAAATCGTCGGCATCAAGGCGACCACCAAGACTACCTGCACCGGCGTTGAAATGTTCCGCAAGCTGCTCGACGAAGGCCGTGCTGGTGAGAACGTCGGCGTTCTGCTGCGTGGCACCAAGCGTGAAGACGTAGAGCGTGGCCAGGTTCTGGCCAAGCCGGGCACCATCAAGCCGCACACCAAGTTCGAGTGCGAAGTGTACGTGCTGTCCAAGGAAGAAGGTGGTCGTCACACCCCGTTCTTCAAGGGCTACCGTCCGCAGTTCTACTTCCGTACCACCGACGTAACCGGCAACTGCGAACTGCCGGAAGGCGTTGAGATGGTAATGCCGGGCGACAACGTGAAAATGGTTGTTACCCTGATCGCTCCGATCGCCATGGAAGATGGCCTGCGCTTCGCGATTCGCGAAGGCGGCCGTACCGTTGGTGCCGGCGTGGTTGCCAAGATCATCGAGTAATCGCTGATCCGCTCCAGGAAAAGGGACCCTTCGGGGTCCCTTTTTCGTTGAGTTGGTTAAATATTGACACCCCTCAGGCGCATCCGTACAATTGCGCCTCCTTTTAACGGGCGGAGTCCGTCCGTTGGGAATGGCAACTTGGAGTCTGAGGTCAAATGCAAAATCAACAAATCCGTATTCGGTTGAAGGCTTTTGATCACCGCCTGATCGACCAATCTACCCAGGAAATCGTGGAAACCGCGAAACGTACTGGGGCTCAGGTGCGTGGTCCGATTCCTCTGCCGACCCGCAAGGAACGTTACACCGTGCTGATTTCCCCGCACGTCAACAAGGACGCTCGTGACCAGTACGAAATTCGTACCCACAAGCGTGTTCTCGACATCGTTCAGCCGACCGACAAAACCGTCGACGCGCTGATGAAGCTCGACCTTGCTGCTGGCGTCGAAGTACAGATCAGCCTCGGCTAATGCCTTCGGCATTGGTCGTGTAACGCTCTGAAATGGGCGGCCATAGCGGGTGAAAGCCCCGTACACTAAAGAGGTTCTAAAGATGACAATTGGTGTTGTCGGTCGTAAGTGCGGCATGACCCGCATCTTCACCGAAGATGGTGTCTCTATTCCGGTCACGGTCATTGAGGTCGAGCCGAATCGCGTCACCCAGTTCAAAAACGAAGAAAGCGATGGCTATCGCGCTGTGCAGGTAACTGCTGGCGAGCGTCGTGCTTCTCGCGTGACCAAGGCGCAAGCCGGTCACTTTGCCAAGGCGAATGTCGCCGCCGGTCGCGGCGTGTGGGAATTCCGTCTGGGCGAAGAGGAGTTCAAGGCAGGCGATTCCATCTCTGTCGATCTGTTCCAGGCAGGCCAGCTGGTAGACGTTACCGGCGAGTCCAAGGGTAAAGGCTTTGCCGGTACCATCAAGCGCTGGAACTTCCGTGGTCAAGATAACACCCACGGTAACTCCGTTTCCCACCGCGTCCCGGGTTCCATCGGCCAGTGCCAGACTCCTGGTCGAGTGTTCAAGGGCAAGAAAATGTCGGGCCACATGGGTGCTGAGCGCGTAACCGTTCAATCCCTTGAGGTCGTGCGTGTCGATGCAGAGCGCAATCTGCTGCTGGTCAAAGGTGCCGTTCCCGGCGCTACCGGTGGTGATGTGCTGGTGCGTCCGGCAGCCAAGGCTCGCGGTTAAGAGAGGAAGCTGAGATGCAACTGAATGTAAATGGCGCTCAGGCGATCGAAGTTTCCGAGCGCACTTTTGGTAGCGAATTCAACGAGACCCTGGTTCACCAGGCAGTCGTAGCCTACATGGCTGGCGGCCGTCAGGGCACCAAGGCTCAGAAAACTCGTTCCGAAGTCTCCGGTGGTGGCAAGAAGCCGTGGCGTCAGAAGGGCACTGGTCGTGCTCGTGCTGGCACCATTCGTAGCCCCATCTGGCGTGGCGGCGGCGCGACCTTCGCGGCCAAGCCCCAGGATCACTCCCAGAAGCTCAACAAGAAGATGTACCGCGCCGCTCTGCGCTCCATCCTCTCTGAGCTGGTTCGTCTGGATCGTCTGGTTGTCGTTGCCGACTTCGCTGTCGACGCACCGAAGACCAAAGGTCTGGTCAGCAAGCTGGAAGGCCTGGGCCTGAAAGATGTACTGATCGTCACCGAAGGCGTCGATGAGAACCTGTACCTGGCAGCTCGTAACCTGGCCCACGTCGATGTGCGTGACGTCCAGGCTTCCGATCCGGTCAGCCTCATCGCCTACGACAAGGTGCTGGTCACCGTGTCCGCCGTGAAGAAGTTCGAGGAGCTGCTGGCATGAACCAGGAACGCGTATTCAAAGTGCTGCTGGGCCCGCATATCTCCGAGAAGGCCACTGGCCTGGCGGACGGCAACAGCCAATTCGTTTTCAAGGTTGCCACTGATGCAACCAAGCTGGAAATCAAGAAGGCCGTAGAAAGCCTGTTCGGCGTGAAAGTGCGTCGCGTCACCACCCTGAACGTTCAGGGCAAGACCAAGCGTACCGTTCGCGGCCTGGGCAAGCGTAACGACTGGAAAAAAGCGTACATCGCTCTCCAGCCGGGCCAGGATCTCGATTTCGCAGCTGGCGCTGAGTAAAGGGGTGCATCATGGCAATCGTTAAATGCAAACCGACTTCCGCTGGTCGTCGTTTCGTCGTCAAGGTAGTGAACCAGGACCTGCACAAGGGTGCTCCGTTCGCTCCCCTGCTCGAGAAGAAGTCCAAGTCGGGCGGCCGTAACAACAACGGTCGTATCACCACCCGTCATATCGGTGGTGGCCACAAGCAGCACTATCGTCTGGTCGACTTCCGCCGCAACAAGGATGGCATCCCTGCCATCGTTGAGCGTGTTGAATACGATCCGAACCGTACTGCTCACATCGCTCTGCTGAAATACGCGGACGGCGAGCGTCGTTACATCATCGCCCCCAAAGGCGTGGTGGCTGGCGATCAACTGATCTCCGGTATCGGCGCTCCGATCAAGGCCGGCAACAACATGCCGCTGCGCAACATCCCGGTTGGTAGCACCATCCACGGTATCGAACTGAAGCCTGGCAAAGGCGCTCAGATCGCTCGCTCCGCTGGCGCTTCGGCTCAGCTGGTTGCCCGTGAAGGTGCGTACGTAACCGTACGTCTGCGTTCCGGTGAAATGCGCAAAGTCCTGGCTGACTGCCGTGCGACCCTGGGCGAAGTCTCGAACTCCGAGCACAGCCTGCGTTCGCTGGGTAAAGCCGGTGCCAAGCGCTGGCGTGGCGTTCGCCCGACCGTTCGTGGTGTTGCCATGAACCCGGTCGACCACCCGCATGGTGGTGGTGAAGGTCGTACCTCTGCTGGTCGTCATCCGGTATCGCCGTGGGGTCTTCAGACCAAGGGTAAGAAGACTCGCGCGAACAAGCGTACCGACAACATGATCGTCCGTCGCCGCAAGTAAATAGAGGGATACGACAGTGCCACGTTCTCTGAAAAAAGGTCCTTTTATCGATCTTCACCTGCTGAAGAAGATCGAAGTGGCGGTGGAAAAGAACGACCGCAAGCCGATCAAGACCTGGTCGCGCCGTTCTATGATCCTGCCGCACATGGTTGGTCTGACCATCGCTGTCCACAACGGCCGTCAACACGTGCCGGTTCTGGTCAACGAAGACATGGTCGGTCACAAACTCGGCGAGTTCGCTGCTACCCGCACTTATCGTGGGCACGCTGCGGACAAGAAAGCCAAGCGTTAAGGGGTAAGGAAGATGGAAGTAGCCGCTAAGCTCTCGGGCGCTCGTATCTCCGCCCAGAAAGCCCGCTTGGTCGCCGACCAGATCCGCGGGAAGAAGGTGGGCGATGCGCTCAACCTCCTGGCTTTCAGCAACAAGAAAGCCGCCGAGATCATGAAGAAAGTGCTGGAGTCGGCCGTTGCCAACGCCGAGCACAACGAAGGTGCCGATGTAGACGATCTCAAAGTCTCCACCGTCTTCGTCAACGAAGGTCGTTCGCTCAAGCGCATCATGCCGCGTGCCAAAGGCCGTGCTGATCGCATCGTCAAGCGGTCTTGCCATATCACTGTCAAGGTTGCGGACAAGTAACGGAGTCGATCAGATGGGTCAGAAAGTACATCCCAATGGCATCCGCCTGGGTATCGTCAAGGAGCACACCTCCGTTTGGTACGCAGATAAGCGCACTTACGCCGATTATCTGTTCGCCGACCTGAAGGTACGTGAGTATCTCCAAGACAAACTAAAAAGCGCGTCCGTAAGCCGTATCGACATCCATCGTCCGGCTCAGACTGCACGTATCACCATCCACACCGCTCGTCCCGGCATCGTGATCGGCAAGAAAGGTGAAGATGTTGAGAAGCTGCGTCAGGACCTGACCAAGCAAATGGGTGTGCCGGTGCACATCAACATCGAAGAGATCCGCAAGCCGGAACTCGACGGTATGCTGGTTGCGCAAAGCGTAGCTCAGCAGCTGGAGCGTCGCGTTATGTTCCGTCGCGCCATGAAGCGCGCTGTACAGAACGCCATGCGCATTGGTGCCAAAGGCATCAAGATCCAGGTAAGCGGTCGTCTGGGCGGTGCTGAAATCGCTCGTACCGAGTGGTATCGCGAAGGTCGTGTGCCCCTGCACACCCTGCGTGCCGACATCGACTACGCAACCTACGAAGCGCACACCACCTACGGTGTGATCGGTGTGAAGGTTTGGATCTTCAAAGGCGAGGTCATTGGTGGCCGCCAGGAAGAGCTGAAGCCTGTAGCGCCCGCTCCTCGTAAAAAAGCTGCTAAGTAAGGAGTACGCAAATGCTGCAACCTAAGCGTACGAAGTTCCGCAAGCAAATGACCGGTCACAACCGTGGCCTGGCTCATCGCGGTTCCAAAGTCAGCTTCGGCGAGTTCGCCCTCAAGGCAACCAGCCGTGGCCGTCTCACCGCGCGCCAGATTGAGTCCGCACGTCGTGCGCTGACCCGTCACGTTAAACGTGGCGGCAAGATCTGGATTCGCGTATTCCCCGACAAGCCTGTTACCAAGAAGCCCCTGGAAGTACGTATGGGTAAAGGTAAGGGCGGCGTCGAGTACTGGGTAGCCCAGATTCAACCGGGCAAGGTCCTGTACGAGATCGAGGGTGTATCCGAAGAGCTGGCGCGTGAGGCATTCGCCCTGGCCGCTGCAAAGCTGCCGCTCGCCACCTCCTTTGTTAAGCGGACGGTGATGTGATGAAAGCGAATGAACTTCGTGAAAAATCCGTTGAGCAGCTGAACGAGCAACTGCTCGGCCTGCTGCGCGACCAGTTCAATCTGCGCATGCAGAAAGCAACTGGCCAGTTGGGGCAGTCTCACCTGCTCTCGCAAGTGAAGCGCGACATCGCTCGCGTTAAAACTGTGCTCAACCAGCAAGCAGGTAAGTAATCATGGCTGAAGCTCAGAACACCGTCCGTACGCTGACCGGCCGCGTCGTCAGCGACAAGATGGACAAGACCGTCACCGTACTGATCGAGCGCCGCGTTAAGCACCCGATCTACGGCAAATACGTGAAGCGTTCGACCAAACTGCACGCACACGACGAAACCAATCAGTGCCGCGTTGGTGACCTGGTCACCATCCGCGAGACCCGTCCGCTGGCCAAGACCAAGGCCTGGACCCTGGTTGATATCGTCGAGCGCGCGGTTGAAGTCTAAGGGTCGGAGATAGAAGATGATTCAGACTCAATCCATGCTCGATGTCGCTGATAACAGCGGCGCGCGTCGCGTAATGTGCATCAAGGTTCTCGGCGGTTCCCACCGCCGTTACGCCGGCATTGGCGACATCATCAAGGTCACCGTCAAGGAAGCGATTCCGCGTGGCAAGGTGAAGAAGGGCCAGGTAATGACTGCCGTGGTCGTTCGCACCAAGCACGGCGTACGTCGTACCGACGGTTCCATCATTCGCTTCGACGGCAACGCCGCCGTCCTGCTGAACAACAAGCAGGAGCCGATCGGCACCCGTATCTTCGGGCCGGTGACTCGTGAACTTCGTACTGAGAAGTTCATGAAGATCGTCTCCCTTGCCCCTGAAGTGCTGTAAGGAGTAGCCGTCATGCAAAAAATTCGTCGTGACGACGAAGTCATCGTCATTGCCGGCAAGGACAAGGGCAAGCGTGGCAAAGTGACCAAGGTTCTGGCTGACGACCGTCTGGTCGTTGGCGGTGTGAACCTGGTCAAGCGCCACACCAAGCCCAACCCCATGCTCAACCAGCAAGGCGGGATCGTCGAGAAGGAGGCGCCTCTGCACGTCTCCAACGTCGCCATCTTCAACGCTGAAACCAACAAGGCTGACCGCGTTGGCTTCAAGGTCGAAGACGGTAAGAAGATTCGTGTCTTCAAGTCGACCCAGAAACCGGTTCAGGCTTGAGGGAGCTAGGTAGATCACCATGGCACGATTGAAAGAAATTTATCGGAAGGAAATCGCTCCCAAGCTGAAGCAAGAGCTGCAGCTGGCGAACGTGATGGAAGTTCCGCGCGTTACCAAAATCACCCTGAACATGGGTCTTGGCGAAGCTGTTGGTGACAAGAAAGTCATCGAGAGCGCCGTTGCCGATCTGGAAAAGATCGCGGGTCAAAAGCCGGTCGTGACTTACGCTCGTAAGTCGATCGCTGGCTTCAAGATCCGTGAAGGCTGGCCGATTGGCGTGAAAGTCACCCTGCGTGGCGATCGCATGTACGAGTTCCTGGACCGTCTGCTGTCGATCTCCCTGCCTCGCGTACGTGACTTCCGCGGTCTGAATGCCAAGTCCTTCGACGGTCGCGGCAACTACAGCATGGGTGTCAAAGAGCAGATCATCTTCCCGGAAATCGATTACGACAAGATCGATGCCCTCCGTGGTATGGATATCACTCTGACCACCACCGCTCGTTCGGATGATGAAGGTCGTGCCCTGCTGCGCGCCTTCAACTTCCCGTTCCGCAACTGATTGGAGTAGGACCATGGCTAAAGAGAGCATGAAGAACCGTGAGCTGAAGCGTCAGCAAACGGTAGCCAAGTACGCCAAAAAGCGTGCCGAGCTGAAAGCGATCATCGCTAATCCGAACTCCTCCGCGGAAGAGCGTTGGAATGCCCAGGTCGCCCTGCAGAAGCAGCCTCGTGACGCGAGCGCCAGCCGCCTGCGTAACCGCTGCCGTCTGACCGGTCGTCCGCACGGCTTCTACCGCAAGTTCGGTCTGAGCCGTAACAAGCTGCGCGAAGCTGCAATGCGCGGTGACGTACCGGGTCTGGTGAAAGCCAGCTGGTAAGTCGTTAGCGGAGCCGGCAACGGCTCCGTTGATCGCTTAACGAATCAAGCCCCCTTGTGGGGCTTGATTCGTTTTTGAGCGATCTCTAGAATACCCGGCTCCCCCGAGCCCGGGTTTAAGTTCGTCCGGCGTTTTGAGGGCGAGTTATGAAGTTGAAGGCTTATCTTTTGTATCAGGAGCATTAAGCCCATGAGTATGCAGGACCCGTTAGCAGACATGCTAACTCGCATCCGTAATGCCCAGATGGCTGAGAAGACCGTCGTGAGCATGCCGTCTTCCAAGCTGAAAGCGGCAGTCGCCAAAGTCCTCAAGGACGAAGGTTACATTGCGGATTTCCAAGTCACCGCCGAGGCCAAGCCTCTGCTGTCGATCGAGCTGAAGTACTTCGAAGGCAAGCCTGTCATCGAAGAAGTGAAGCGAATCAGCCGTCCTGGCCTGCGCCAGTACAAATCCGTAGACCAGCTGCCGAAAGTTCGCGGCGGCCTGGGTGTTTCGATCGTCTCCACCAACAAAGGTGTGATGACTGATCGTGCTGCCCGTGCCGCTGGCGTCGGTGGCGAAGTGCTCTGCACTGTGTTCTAAGGGGAATCAGCATGTCTCGCGTTGCTAAGAACCCCGTCGTTCTGCCCGCCGGCGTTGAAATCAAGCTGGCTGGTCAGGAACTTTCGATCAAGGGTGCCAAAGGCGCTCTCGAGCTGAAAGTACATCCGTCCGTCGAAGTCATTCAGGACAACGGTGAGCTGCGTTTCGCCGCGCGTAACGGCGACCAGCAGACCCGTGCCATGGCCGGTACCACCCGCGCTCTGGTCAACAACATGGTAATCGGCGTCAGCCAGGGCTTCGAGCGCAAGCTCCAGCTGGTCGGCGTTGGTTACAAGGCGCAGGCCAAAGGCCAAGTGCTGTCCCTGGCTCTCGGCTTCTCCCACCCGGTTGATTACGAACTGCCTGCCGGCATCGTAGCGGAAACCCCCAGCCAGACCGACATCCTGATCAAGGGTATCGACAAGCAGCTGGTCGGCCAGGTCGCCGCGGAAATCCGCGACTTCCGTCCGC harbors:
- the rpsN gene encoding 30S ribosomal protein S14; protein product: MAKESMKNRELKRQQTVAKYAKKRAELKAIIANPNSSAEERWNAQVALQKQPRDASASRLRNRCRLTGRPHGFYRKFGLSRNKLREAAMRGDVPGLVKASW
- the rplF gene encoding 50S ribosomal protein L6, which encodes MSRVAKNPVVLPAGVEIKLAGQELSIKGAKGALELKVHPSVEVIQDNGELRFAARNGDQQTRAMAGTTRALVNNMVIGVSQGFERKLQLVGVGYKAQAKGQVLSLALGFSHPVDYELPAGIVAETPSQTDILIKGIDKQLVGQVAAEIRDFRPPEPYKGKGVRYADEVVLRKEAKKK
- the rpsH gene encoding 30S ribosomal protein S8 encodes the protein MSMQDPLADMLTRIRNAQMAEKTVVSMPSSKLKAAVAKVLKDEGYIADFQVTAEAKPLLSIELKYFEGKPVIEEVKRISRPGLRQYKSVDQLPKVRGGLGVSIVSTNKGVMTDRAARAAGVGGEVLCTVF